GGGCATTGAACCGGCAGATACCGTAATTCAGAACCCTCCCTTCGGTTCCCAGGAGAGGGCTGAGAGGGGTGCTGACAGGGTCTTCATGGAGACTGCGCTGTCCCTTGGCAGGGTGATATACTCATTTCACATGGCAGGGGCAGAGGACTTTGTATGCCGATACTATGAGAAGCTTGGAGGCAGGGTCACCCACAGGATGCCCCTCAGGTTCCCGATACCGAGGACCTACAGCTTCCACAGGGAGGAAGTTTCCACTGTTAATGTGGTTGTTCTCAGGATTGAGAGTATATGATTTCATAAGATATTAGATCATCATGGGGGCTTCCCTCTTATTTGGACCATATCATCGTATATGATTCCATAACTCCTAGAAAATGTGGATAAACCATATCATCCTATATGATTCCATAACTCCCTCTTTACACACCATGAACCCTCTACGGTCACGGATGGTTCCCTGCCGTGGAGATGTCTGCTCCCTTCCATCCGCATGTGACATGATAACGGAAACTTTAAATACCCCCACCGTACAATTTTTAGTACCTATTGCAAATTTGCGGTGAATCCGCTCGCATTGTATACAGGAGTATATGATGTGGTCTGTGGCTTTACTTGCCCAGTCTGCATTATGAAAATATTTATAAAAGATCGGGACAAAGATTAATAAATGAATGAATTAGATTTGTCCATATTCATCCCGGATTCACTGACAGCGGAAACAAAGGATCTTAAACTTAAGACCTACAAGGTGGGTCTTATTGCAAGGGCCGCTTCAATATTCGGGGTTAAGCGCATTGTGATCTATCGCGATGGTGCAGATGGAGAGGCAAGGTTTATTAGGGATATCCTATCTTATATGGATACACCTCAATACCTTCGAAGGAAGGTTTTCCCGATAATGAAGGAGTTGAAACATGTGGGGATACTCCCACCTCTGAGAACTCCTCATCACCCAACTGGAAAGCCGGTTACGGGAGAGTACAGACAGGGTCTCACAGTTAAAAGGGTAAAAAAAGGAACTCTTGTGGATATCGGCGCAGATAAACTTGCACTGTGCAGAGAAAAACTCAGCGTAAACAGGGTAATGAGTTTCCGGATCACCAGGATGGGTAAGGAAATACAGATAGAGCCAGATGAACCAGAGGACACCTACTGGGGATATGAGGTACTGGATACCCGCAGGGATATCGCAAAAAGCCTTAAAACAGTAGACGCGGATGTTGTGATCGCAACATCCAGGTATGCTTCGCCCATTACTTCTATTCTTAATGAAGTAAAGTCAAAGATGGATGGGGCGCGGAAAGTGACCATCCTGTTTGGCGGTCCTTACAGGGGATTACCAGAGGTCAGGGCAGACATAAATGTCAACACCATTCCAGGACAGTGCACGGAGACTGTAAGGACTGAAGAGGCCGTTATGGCTACTCTTTCAATATTTAACATGCTAACTCAGATTGATGAACCCATAGGAAATGATGTAAGGAGGTAAAGTTATGGCTAGACATCATCAACCAAGAAAAGGATCAGTTGCATTCAGTCCAAGAAAAAGGGCGGCAAGGGAAACCCCTAGGGTCAAGTCATGGCCCAGTGTGGATGAGCCGGGATTGCTTGCCCTGGCAGGCTACAAGGCAGGGATGACCCATGTCATGATGATTGACAACAGAAAGAATTCCCCCACAGAGGGAATGGAAGTCTCCACACCTGTAACCATCCTTGAGGTACCGCCACTTACCGTCATGGCTGTAAGGGCCTATGAAAAGACAAGCAGAGGACTTAAAACCCTCGGGGAAGTCCTTGCAAAGAGTACCAAGGATGATCTCAGGAGGAAACTCACCCCGCCTGCAGAGGACTATGACCAGGAAGCTGCAATTGAGAAGATAAGGTCAAACATGGAACACGTGGCAGACGTAAGGGTTATAGTTCACACAAACCCCAGGCTTGCAAGCGTGCCTAAAAAGAAACCCGAAGTATTCGAATGCGGTCTCGGAGGAAAGACACCTGAAGAGAAATTTGAATACGCCCTCGAAGTCCTTGGAAAGGACATCAGGGCATCAGAGATATTCACAGAGGGAGCCTTTGTTGATGCAATAGCAGTCACAAAGGGTAAAGGATTCCAGGGCCCTGTTAAGAGATGGGGTATAAGGATACAGTACGGTAAGGCTGCAAGGAGCAGTAAGGGAAGACACATAGGTTCATTGAGTCCATGGACACCATCAAGGACAATGTGGACCGTCCCCCAGGCCGGTCAGATGGGTTACCACAGAAGGACAGAGTACAACAAACAGATACTCAAGATAGGAGATGCTGAAGAAGCAGACCATGTAAACCCGAAGGGAGGCTTTGTAAGGTACGGTCTTGTGAAGAACGATTATATTATGGTTAAGGGGTCAGTACCGGGCCCGACCAAGAGGCTTGTGGTACTCAGGAAGGCAATAAGGGCTGCCGGTAAACAGGAGGAGGCACCCCAGATCAACTACATCAGCACAGCATCAAAACAAGGAGTATAAGAGTGGTTTAAAATGAAGATCAAGGTTTATTCCCTGGAAGGTGAAGCCATAGACGAAATGGAACTTCCTGAAATATTCAATGAAGAGTTCAGACCAGACGTGATAAAGAGGGCTGTTATCTCGGCACAGACAGCAAGGGTACAGCCCTGGGGACCTGACCCGATGGCAGGTAAAAGGACTTCAGCAAAGTCCTACGGTGCCGGACGCGGTGTTGCCATGGTTCCACGTATAAAGAACGGTTCAAGGGCAGCGTTCGTCCCGCAGGCCGTTGGAGGTAGAAGGGCCCATCCACCAAGACCACAGAAGAACTACCATGAAAGGATAAACAGGAAGGAAAGGAGACTGGCCATAAGATCAGCAATAGCCGCAACAGCACGAAGGGACCTTGTTGAGGCAAGGGGTCACAGGATAGAGAACCTGCCCCAGGTCCCCCTGGTGGTTAACGATGAACTCTCAAAGATTAAAAGGACAGCTGATACAAGGGAAGTCTTCAGGAAGCTGGGCATCATGGATGACATAGTAAAGGCAAAGGAAGGTAAAAAGATCCGCGCAGGTAAGGGAAAGATGAGGGGAAGGAAATACAGGTCACCAAAAGGACCCCTCATAGTGGTCGGTGAGGATAGGGGTATAGCACTCGGTGCAAGAAACCACCCCGGCGTCGATGTTGTAACGGTTGAAAACCTCAATGCAGAACTCCTTGCCCCCGGAACCCACCCTGGAAGGCTCACCATCTTTACAAGATCAGCGATAGAAAAACTTGAGGGACTGTTCCAGTAAAAAATTAGATTACGGGTGTAAATATGGATCCATATGCTGTTATTGTAAAACCACATGTCACAGAAAAGAGCATGAACCTTATAGATCAGAACAATGAACTGGCATTCGTGGTTATGAGGAAAAGCACAAAGAAGGACATAAGAAGGGCCTTTGAGGAACTCTTCGCGGTTAAGGTTGAGAGGGTTAACACACAGGTAACCCCCAAGGGCCATAAACTCGCCTACATAAAACTGGCAAAGGAACACAGTGCAGAGGACATAGCCGTTAAACTGGGAGTATTCTAAAAACTATCTGGAGGATATTTGAATGGGAAAAAGATTAATATCACAGAGGAGAGGAAGGGGGACTCCTACTTACAGAAGCGCATCCCACCGTTTCAAGGGGAAAATAAAATACAGGGCCTACGACTCCCTTGAGAGTGAGGGAAGCCTTAAGGGGAGTGTTGTTGACATAATGCACGACCCGGGCCGAACAGCCCCTGTAGCCCTTGTTAAATTTGAGAATGGTGAGAAGAACCTTATACTTGCCCCTGAAGGACTTGTACTCAAGGATGAAGTTGAATGCGGTGCCGGGGCAAAGGTAAAACCCGGGAACTCACTTCCACTCAGCCAGATCCCTGAGGGGACACCCATATACAATATTGAGAACAGGCCAGGGGACGGAGGAAAACTTGTGAGGTCCTCAGGTACATATGCTTCTCTAATCACCCATGATGCTGACAAGGCAGTGATTGAACTCCCATCAGGTGAACTCAAGGCACTGAACCCCCAGTGCAGGGCCACCGTTGGTGTTGTTGCTGGAGGAGGACGAAGGGAGAAACCATTCCTGAAGGCCGGTAAGAAGTACCATGCCCTCAGGGCAAAGGGTAAGAAGTCTGTCAGGGTCAGGGGTGTTGCAATGAACGCAGTCGACCATCCTCATGGTGGTGGAAACAGACAGCACCCAGGAAGGCCAACAACTGTTTCAAGGCATGCTCCTCCAGGAAGAAAGGTTGGTTCAATAGCTGCCAGAAGAACAGGGAAAAGGAGATAAATAGGAGGTGACCTATTGGCACGTAAAGAATTCAGGTATCGTGGCTACACCCTGGAAGAACTGCAGGAGATGCCACTTGACGATGTTATAAAATTGTTCCCATCAAGGCAGAGAAGGTCCCTTAAAAGGGGATTCCTGCCAAGGCAGAAGAAGGTACTCGAGAAGATAAGGAAAATAAAGAAGGAAGGAAAAACCGAGGGAAGACCCCCTGTAATCAGGACACACTGCAGGGACATGATAGTGTTGCCTGAAATGGTTGGCATGACCTTTGGAATCCACAACGGCAATGAATTCGTTGAGGTCACAATCCAGCCTGAAATGATCGGCTGTTACTTCGGTGAATTCGCACCCACAAGGAAGAAGGTTGAGCACGGAGATCCCGGTATGGGAGCTACCAGATCATCAATGTTCGTGCCTCTTAAATAAGGAGACTAGACAATGGCTAAGGTTAAATACGCTTATAAAGATGAAGATAAGTCCAGAACAGCCAGGGCGTCAGCAACTCAGCTTAAAATTTCACCAAAGCACGCAGTGGAGATCTGCAGGGAGATCAGAGGAATGGAAGTGGAGAAGGCAAGGAAGTACCTTGAAGAGGTCATCAACATGGAGCGACCGGTGGCATTCAAGAGATACAACCGGAAGGTGGGCCACAGGAGGGGCCTTACAGGATGGGCCAGCGGCCGCTACCCTGTAAAGGCAGCGACCCATATACTGAAGGTCCTGGAAAATGCCGAGGCAAATGCAGAGTACAAGGGACTTGACACAGAGAAGCTAAGGATAATCCACATATCCAGCCACAGAGGACCTGTGATAAGGGGCTGGATACCGAGGGCCTTTGGAAGAGCAACACCATTCAACACACCAACAACACACGTTCAGATAGTTCTGGGGGAGGCGTAGATTTTGATAGAAAAGGATTTTGTCGTCGAGGGTCTCAGAAGAACAAGGATAGATGAATTCCTGGAAAAGGAGCTTGAAAGGGCCGGCTACGGTGGCATGGACGTCCAGGTCACACCCATGGGTACCATGGTCGTGGTCTACGCTGAAAGGCCTGGTATGGTCATAGGTCGTGGAGGTAAGACAGTGAGGACCATAACCCAGAAACTCAAAAACAAGTTCGACCTCGAAAACCCCCAGGTTGAGGTCAAGGAGGTTGATGTCCCTGAACTCAACCCCAAGATAATGGCCCACAAGATAGCAGCCATGCTCCAGAGGGGAATGCACTTCAGGAGGGTTGCCTACACCACAATGAGGAGGATAATGGCCGCAGGCGCCCAGGGAGTTGAAGTGACCATTTCAGGTAAGATAAGGGGCGCCCGTTCAGCAACAGCAAAGTTCACTGATGGATACATAAAGAAATGCGGTGAACCATCAACAAAGCATGTAAGGGAAGGATTCGCCACTGTGCAGCTTAAACCAGGAGTTCTTGGAGTATACGTACGCATAATGCCTCCAGATGTTGTTCTTCCAGACAAGGTGGACATAGAAGCCCCAAAGGTTCAGGAAGCTCCTTCAGAGGAACCTGTGGATGAGATCCAGGACCTTGAAGAGGTCTATGAGCTTGAGGATATCGAGGAACTTGAAGAGCTTGAGGACATTGAGGAACTTGAAGAGCTTGAGGACATTGAGGAACTTGAAGAGGAACTTGAGGCCGAAGAGGAAGCAGAGACACAGGACGAAGATGGTGAAGAATCTGAAAAATAATATATATCTGCAGATTCATATCAATGATAATAGAAAGGGATTGAAATGGCAATACTTAGGAGCGAAGAGATAAGGGAAATGGAAAGGGAGGAAATCCAGAAGAAACTGGATGAACTCAAAGCAGAATACGCCCGATACATTTCCAAGAGCGCCGCCGCCGGTGTTCATGAGAACCCCGGCAAGATGAGGGAAATCCGAAGAACAATAGCCCGTGTTCTCACCATCATGAATGAAAAATAGAAGGAGAAATAAATGAAAATCTGCGATGTATGCGGTCTTCCGGAAGAACTTTGCGTATGCGAGGAAATAGCACGCGAAGTTCAGACACTGAAGGTTTACACAGTAAGACGAAGATTCGGTAAATTGATGACCATCATCGAGGGCATCGACGAACACGATATAGACATAAGGGAACTTACAAAGATACTCAAGGCAAAATGTGCCTGTGGCGGCACCGCCAAGAAGGGCCAGATAGAACTTCAGGGGGACCATAAGAAGAAGGTCAAGGAAGTTCTTGCTGAAATGGGCTTTTCATCAGATACAATCGAGATAAGGTAGGGGGTCCCCTTTGATAACCCCCCGGAATATTTTCAGACATGAACTTATTGGCCTTTCTGTTACGGTAGCTAGAAGTGTTCACAGGGACATTCAGGGGATATCTGGAAGAGTCGTGGATGAAACCAGGAATACCCTTAGAATTGAGATGGGGGATGGCAGGGAAATAACGGTTCCAAAGAAAATAGCCATCTTCCATTTCATAACACCGCAGGGTGAAGTGGTTGAAATTGATGGTAGAGCTCTGGTGGCTCGTCCTGAGGAGAGAATAAAGAAGAAATTTAGAAAACCATAGTGGTGATATGATGGTTGGCATTGATGTTCCAGAACCTAAATCTAAATGTAGTGATCCTAACTGTCCTTTCCATGGGGACCTCCCTCTGAGGGGTCAGATACTGGAAGGAACTGTAGTCAGTGACAAGGCAGAAAGGACAGTTACGGTTGAAAGGAGTTTCTACAAATTTATACGCAAATATGAGAGATACGAAAAGAGAAAATCCAAGATTAAAGCCCACAAACCTGACTGTATAGAGGTTAACCTGGGGGACACAGTAAAGATTGCTGAGTGCAGACCCCTGAGCAAGACAAAGAACTTTGTGGTTGTTGAGGTTAAGGGGGAAGACTGAAATGAAGGCAATTACATCCAAGGTTACCCGTGCATTACCTGTAGGCGCCAGACTTCAGTGCGTTGACAACACCGGTGCAAGGGAAGTTGAGATAATATCTGTCAGGGGATACAAGGGTGTCCGCAGAAGACTGGCAGCAGCCGGTGTAGGTGACATGGTTGTGGTCTCTGTAAAGAAGGGAACGGTTGACATGAGGAGAGAAGTCCTCAACGCTGTTGTCGTAAGACAGAAAAAGGAATACAGGAGACCTGATGGTTTAAGGGTGAAATTCGAGGACAACGCTGCAGTTATAGTGAGCCCTGAGGGTGTCCTTAAGGGTTCAGAGATAAGGGGTCCTGTTGCAAAGGAGGCAGCAGACAGGTGGCCCAGTGTGGGAAGCGCAGCCAGCATAATAGTGTAAGGGTGATATAATGTCAAAACAGCCCAGAAAACAGAGGAAATATATTTATGAAGCACCGTTACATGCTCGCCGCAAGATGATGAGCGCTAACCTCAGCAGGGAACTGAGGGAAGAATACGGTAGAAGGTCCCTGCCACTGAGGAAGGGGGACAAGGTTGAAGTCCTCCGCGGCGACTTCAAGGGACACGAAGGCAAAGTGGAAAAGGTGGATCTCAAGAGATACAGGGTTTATGTTGAGGGAGCAACAATCCAGAAGGTTGACGGGACATCAGTTTACTTTCCGATACACCCCTCAAACCTGAGGATAGTGGATCTTAACCTTGATGATGAAAAGAGGATTCAAATCTTAGAACGGAAGGGATAAAAAATGGCAATAATGGCATCACGAAAACATCTTAAACGTTTCAAAGCACCAAGTCACTGGCCCATTCATCCCAAGGAGTACAAATGGACGGTTAAACCATCACCCGGGCCCCACGCCATTGAAAGCTCACTGCCCCTCCTTGTGATTGTAAGGGATATTCTTGGAATTGCAGACAATGCCAGGGAAGCAAGGAAGATCATAAACAGCGGTGAGATCCTGGTGGATGGAAGGCCAAGGAAGAACTACAAGTTCCCGGTCGGGTTCATGGACGTTGTGACCATACCTAAAACAGGTGGAATGTACAGGGTCCTGCCTGATGAGAGGGGAAGGCTGGTTCTCCATGAGATCGACGAGGAGAAGGCTTCCTTTAAACTGTGCAAGATAATCAACAAGACAACCCTCAAGGGTGGTAGGACACAGCTGAACATGCACGACGGTCGAAACTGCCTTTCAGAGAATGAATTCAGGGTTGGAGATGTTGTTAAACTATCCATACCTGACCAGGAGATCCTTGAAAGGATACCCTTCGAGAAGGGCAGCCTAGGACTTGTTACAGGCGGTAGGCACACAGGTGAGATCGGCAGGATCAAGAAGATAAACATAACAAGGTCATCCATGCCAAATACCACCGTTATTGAGACAGCTGATAAGAAGACATTCCTAACACTCAAGGATTACGTCTTTGTCATCGGAAGGGATGAATCAGTGATTTCACTTCCAGGAGGGAAATAGATGAACCCGATGGAGGAAGTAAGGATATTCAAGGTCACCCTCAACATAGGTGTAGGTGAAGGGGGTGAAAGGCTTGCAAGGGCTGAGAGACTCCTCGAGGAGATGACAGGCCAGAAACCCGTGAGGACACACTCAAAGGTCACAAACCCCGAGTTCGGTATAAGGAAGAAACAGCCCATTGCATGTAAGGTCACTCTCCGTGGTGAAAAGGCCGAAAGGATACTTAAAATGTTCCTTGAAGGAATAGGGAACAAGTTAAAGGCCAGACAGTTTGATGAGTACGGTAATGTTTCAATGGGAATTGATGAACACATTGACATACCTGGGATGAAGTACGACCCGGAAATAGGGATATTCGGTATGAACCTCTCTGTGACATTTGAAAAACCAGGTCACAGGATAAAGAGGAGACGAATACAGCGCAGGAAGGTTCCTGAAAAGCACAGGGTCAGCCGTGAAGAGGCAATGGAATTCATGAAGAACAGATTCCAGGTTAAAATAGTTTGAAGGTGATTGTATTGCCAAGGAAATATGGAAAGGCATCAAGGAAATGCTCAAGATGCGGGGACCACTCTGCCCTGGTCAGAAGATACGGGTTAATGCTGTGCAGGCAGTGCTTCAGGGAACTTGCCCCGAAGATCGGATTTAAAAAGTATAACTAATCAGAGGTGTTTACCGTGACTCTTATGGATCCTCTTGCAAACGCCCTGACAAACATAAGGAACAATGAGATAAGGGGTAACGTCAGGTGCAGGATAACCCCTGCCTCAAAGCTGATAGGGCGTGTGTTAAGGACAATGCAGAAGGAAGGCTACATCGGGGAATTCGAATACGTTGATGATGGCAGAGCAGGGAAATTCATCGTTGAACTGGAAGGAAACATAAACCAGTGCGGAGTTATAAAGCCCAGGCACGCTGTTAAAAAGGACGAATTTGAGAAATTTGAAAAAAGGTACTTGCCAGCCAAGAACTTCGGTATAATAATAGTATCAACCCCTGAGGGTATAATGACCCACAAGGAAGCAAAGGACAGGGGCATCGGCGGCAGACTGCTGGCATACGTCTACTAGGTGATAAACATGGTTCTAGCAGCTCTAATTCGGGAGGAAATCCCTATCCCTGAGGATGTAGACGTCACCATTGATGGTGAAGTCCGTGTTAAGGGACCCATGGGTGAACTTTCCCGAAAATTCAACCATTCAGAGATTTCAATGTCAATGGAAGACGATAAGATTGTCCTTGAAGTTAACTTCCCAAAGAAGAAGGACAAGGCAATGGTGGGAACGGTGAAGGCCCACATAAACAACATGATAAAGGGTGTTACCGAGGGCTTCACCTACCGTATGAAGATAGTCTACGCCCACTTCCCGATGAGCGTGAAGGTGGCAGGGGATAGTGTTGTAATAGAAAACTTCCTTGGTGAGCGCCACCCAAGAAGGGCCAGGATAGTTGGAGATACAAAGGTCCAGGTCAAGGGAGATGAGGTTGAAGTAAGCGGCATCAACAAGGAAGACGTTGGTCAGACAATGGCAAACATCGAACAGGCCACAAGGATTAAGGGAAGGGACCCAAGGGTATTCCAGGACGGCATATACCTTGTGAGCAAGGAATAGGGATGGTGATTCAATGAAGAAAAAATTTAAAAGACAGGAATACGCCCGATACAAAAAACTAGGGGAAAAATGGAGGAGGCCCAGGGGAAGAACAAGCAAAATGAGGAGATACGAAAAGGGAAAACCAGCAATGCCTGCAATAGGCTACAGAAAACCCCGGGCAGGCAGGGGTCTCCATCCATCAGGGTATGAGGATGTCCTGATATCCAGCCTCAGCGAACTTGAGGCACTGGAACCTGAGAAACAGGCAGCGAGGATAGCCTCAACAGTAGGGGCCAGAAAAAAGACCCTGATGCTTGAAAAGGCAAGGGAACTCGGCATCAATGTACTCAACCCATAATCTGGTCAAAGGGTTCACAGACCAGGCTAAAAAAATTTAAGGGGAAACCTGAATTTTTTCAGGTTTATCAGCAAAATGCTGAATACAAGGAGGTTTCTTGAATGAATCTTACTACTCAGAAAAGATTAGCTGCAGACATACTCAAAGTAGGGGTTAACAGGATATGGATAGACCCTGAAAGGATCGATGAGGTTTCAGGGGCCATAACAAGGGATGGTGTCAAGCAGCTAATAAAAGACGGAGCTATAAGGGCTAAACTAAAAAAGGGTATAAGCAGTTACAGATCCAAGAAGATAGCCCAGCAGAAAAAGAAAGGTAGAAGAAAAGGACCGGGCAGCATAAAGGGTGCCAAGGGCGCAAGAAGGCCTAAAAAAGAGGAATGGATGACAACCATAAGGGCCCTGAGGAAGGACCTCAAGGAGATGAGGGACAACCGTGAAATAAACAGGAGCACCTACCGTAAACTCTACAAGATGGCGAAGGGTGGAGCATTTAAGAGCAAATCTTACATGAAAACCTACGCCCGGGACCATGACATGCTGAGGTAGGAGGGATTTGATTGGCACATGGACCAAGATATAAGATGGCATTCAGAAGACGAAGGG
The sequence above is drawn from the Methanothermobacter wolfeii genome and encodes:
- a CDS encoding 50S ribosomal protein L14 → MKAITSKVTRALPVGARLQCVDNTGAREVEIISVRGYKGVRRRLAAAGVGDMVVVSVKKGTVDMRREVLNAVVVRQKKEYRRPDGLRVKFEDNAAVIVSPEGVLKGSEIRGPVAKEAADRWPSVGSAASIIV
- a CDS encoding 50S ribosomal protein L5, which translates into the protein MNPMEEVRIFKVTLNIGVGEGGERLARAERLLEEMTGQKPVRTHSKVTNPEFGIRKKQPIACKVTLRGEKAERILKMFLEGIGNKLKARQFDEYGNVSMGIDEHIDIPGMKYDPEIGIFGMNLSVTFEKPGHRIKRRRIQRRKVPEKHRVSREEAMEFMKNRFQVKIV
- the rpsS gene encoding 30S ribosomal protein S19, with the translated sequence MARKEFRYRGYTLEELQEMPLDDVIKLFPSRQRRSLKRGFLPRQKKVLEKIRKIKKEGKTEGRPPVIRTHCRDMIVLPEMVGMTFGIHNGNEFVEVTIQPEMIGCYFGEFAPTRKKVEHGDPGMGATRSSMFVPLK
- a CDS encoding 50S ribosomal protein L6; this translates as MVLAALIREEIPIPEDVDVTIDGEVRVKGPMGELSRKFNHSEISMSMEDDKIVLEVNFPKKKDKAMVGTVKAHINNMIKGVTEGFTYRMKIVYAHFPMSVKVAGDSVVIENFLGERHPRRARIVGDTKVQVKGDEVEVSGINKEDVGQTMANIEQATRIKGRDPRVFQDGIYLVSKE
- a CDS encoding 50S ribosomal protein L2, with the translated sequence MGKRLISQRRGRGTPTYRSASHRFKGKIKYRAYDSLESEGSLKGSVVDIMHDPGRTAPVALVKFENGEKNLILAPEGLVLKDEVECGAGAKVKPGNSLPLSQIPEGTPIYNIENRPGDGGKLVRSSGTYASLITHDADKAVIELPSGELKALNPQCRATVGVVAGGGRREKPFLKAGKKYHALRAKGKKSVRVRGVAMNAVDHPHGGGNRQHPGRPTTVSRHAPPGRKVGSIAARRTGKRR
- the rpl3p gene encoding 50S ribosomal protein L3, whose translation is MARHHQPRKGSVAFSPRKRAARETPRVKSWPSVDEPGLLALAGYKAGMTHVMMIDNRKNSPTEGMEVSTPVTILEVPPLTVMAVRAYEKTSRGLKTLGEVLAKSTKDDLRRKLTPPAEDYDQEAAIEKIRSNMEHVADVRVIVHTNPRLASVPKKKPEVFECGLGGKTPEEKFEYALEVLGKDIRASEIFTEGAFVDAIAVTKGKGFQGPVKRWGIRIQYGKAARSSKGRHIGSLSPWTPSRTMWTVPQAGQMGYHRRTEYNKQILKIGDAEEADHVNPKGGFVRYGLVKNDYIMVKGSVPGPTKRLVVLRKAIRAAGKQEEAPQINYISTASKQGV
- a CDS encoding 50S ribosomal protein L32e — its product is MKKKFKRQEYARYKKLGEKWRRPRGRTSKMRRYEKGKPAMPAIGYRKPRAGRGLHPSGYEDVLISSLSELEALEPEKQAARIASTVGARKKTLMLEKARELGINVLNP
- the rplX gene encoding 50S ribosomal protein L24; protein product: MSKQPRKQRKYIYEAPLHARRKMMSANLSRELREEYGRRSLPLRKGDKVEVLRGDFKGHEGKVEKVDLKRYRVYVEGATIQKVDGTSVYFPIHPSNLRIVDLNLDDEKRIQILERKG
- a CDS encoding 30S ribosomal protein S14; translated protein: MIVLPRKYGKASRKCSRCGDHSALVRRYGLMLCRQCFRELAPKIGFKKYN
- a CDS encoding 30S ribosomal protein S3, whose product is MIEKDFVVEGLRRTRIDEFLEKELERAGYGGMDVQVTPMGTMVVVYAERPGMVIGRGGKTVRTITQKLKNKFDLENPQVEVKEVDVPELNPKIMAHKIAAMLQRGMHFRRVAYTTMRRIMAAGAQGVEVTISGKIRGARSATAKFTDGYIKKCGEPSTKHVREGFATVQLKPGVLGVYVRIMPPDVVLPDKVDIEAPKVQEAPSEEPVDEIQDLEEVYELEDIEELEELEDIEELEELEDIEELEEELEAEEEAETQDEDGEESEK
- the rnp1 gene encoding ribonuclease P protein component 1 is translated as MITPRNIFRHELIGLSVTVARSVHRDIQGISGRVVDETRNTLRIEMGDGREITVPKKIAIFHFITPQGEVVEIDGRALVARPEERIKKKFRKP
- the rpmC gene encoding 50S ribosomal protein L29, which gives rise to MAILRSEEIREMEREEIQKKLDELKAEYARYISKSAAAGVHENPGKMREIRRTIARVLTIMNEK
- a CDS encoding putative RNA uridine N3 methyltransferase; its protein translation is MNELDLSIFIPDSLTAETKDLKLKTYKVGLIARAASIFGVKRIVIYRDGADGEARFIRDILSYMDTPQYLRRKVFPIMKELKHVGILPPLRTPHHPTGKPVTGEYRQGLTVKRVKKGTLVDIGADKLALCREKLSVNRVMSFRITRMGKEIQIEPDEPEDTYWGYEVLDTRRDIAKSLKTVDADVVIATSRYASPITSILNEVKSKMDGARKVTILFGGPYRGLPEVRADINVNTIPGQCTETVRTEEAVMATLSIFNMLTQIDEPIGNDVRR
- a CDS encoding 30S ribosomal protein S4e; amino-acid sequence: MAIMASRKHLKRFKAPSHWPIHPKEYKWTVKPSPGPHAIESSLPLLVIVRDILGIADNAREARKIINSGEILVDGRPRKNYKFPVGFMDVVTIPKTGGMYRVLPDERGRLVLHEIDEEKASFKLCKIINKTTLKGGRTQLNMHDGRNCLSENEFRVGDVVKLSIPDQEILERIPFEKGSLGLVTGGRHTGEIGRIKKINITRSSMPNTTVIETADKKTFLTLKDYVFVIGRDESVISLPGGK
- a CDS encoding 30S ribosomal protein S17 → MVGIDVPEPKSKCSDPNCPFHGDLPLRGQILEGTVVSDKAERTVTVERSFYKFIRKYERYEKRKSKIKAHKPDCIEVNLGDTVKIAECRPLSKTKNFVVVEVKGED
- a CDS encoding 30S ribosomal protein S8 encodes the protein MTLMDPLANALTNIRNNEIRGNVRCRITPASKLIGRVLRTMQKEGYIGEFEYVDDGRAGKFIVELEGNINQCGVIKPRHAVKKDEFEKFEKRYLPAKNFGIIIVSTPEGIMTHKEAKDRGIGGRLLAYVY
- the yciH gene encoding stress response translation initiation inhibitor YciH, with amino-acid sequence MKICDVCGLPEELCVCEEIAREVQTLKVYTVRRRFGKLMTIIEGIDEHDIDIRELTKILKAKCACGGTAKKGQIELQGDHKKKVKEVLAEMGFSSDTIEIR
- the rplV gene encoding 50S ribosomal protein L22 translates to MAKVKYAYKDEDKSRTARASATQLKISPKHAVEICREIRGMEVEKARKYLEEVINMERPVAFKRYNRKVGHRRGLTGWASGRYPVKAATHILKVLENAEANAEYKGLDTEKLRIIHISSHRGPVIRGWIPRAFGRATPFNTPTTHVQIVLGEA
- a CDS encoding 50S ribosomal protein L23 yields the protein MDPYAVIVKPHVTEKSMNLIDQNNELAFVVMRKSTKKDIRRAFEELFAVKVERVNTQVTPKGHKLAYIKLAKEHSAEDIAVKLGVF
- the rpl4p gene encoding 50S ribosomal protein L4; the encoded protein is MKIKVYSLEGEAIDEMELPEIFNEEFRPDVIKRAVISAQTARVQPWGPDPMAGKRTSAKSYGAGRGVAMVPRIKNGSRAAFVPQAVGGRRAHPPRPQKNYHERINRKERRLAIRSAIAATARRDLVEARGHRIENLPQVPLVVNDELSKIKRTADTREVFRKLGIMDDIVKAKEGKKIRAGKGKMRGRKYRSPKGPLIVVGEDRGIALGARNHPGVDVVTVENLNAELLAPGTHPGRLTIFTRSAIEKLEGLFQ